AACCAAACACAAAAACTAACAATACATGAACAACATTTTTTTCATCAAAACATACTAATTATGTTCTCATTTATGTTGATCGTTTTTATAATCGGTTATCTAGCGATTATTTTCGAATCAAATATTAAAATTAGCAAAACAGCTTCCGCTTTATTTATGGGTGTAGCTGTTTGGATTGTTTATTCCTTAAATGGTTTTGATATTCTCTCTTTAGGGCATAGCCATAGTTGGCATGAATTTCTAAGCGTCCATCCAGACTCCAACTCTATCAAAGGAGCATCCAATTTTATTCTAGAAAATGAACTTTTCTCTCATTTATCAGAGGTAGCCTCCATTATCTTCTTCCTACTAGGGGCAATGACGATAGTGGAAATTATTGATAGATACCAAGGTTTTAAGGTCATAACCAGCAAGATTCATCAGAGGAGTAGGGTGAAACTTCTATGGATTATTGGAACTCTTGCTTTTATCATGAGTTCGGTATTGGATAACCTTACAACCACCATTGTAATCATCTCTCTTCTCAACAAACTTATCTCTGAAAAAGAGGAACGTTGGTTAATTGCTGGAATCGTAGTCATCGCGGCGAATGCAGGAGGGGCTTGGTCTCCGATTGGTGATGTTACAACCATCATGTTATGGATAGGGGAACAGGTCACTACTGTAAGTCTGATCAAAGCGGTACTTATCCCAAGTATTGTAAACATCTTGGTCCCTCTTACAATCGCAAGCTTCTTCATCAAAGGGAAAGCAATACCTCCTACGTTAGATCAAAATGAAACGAAGGTATTTACTACAAAATTCGAACGTAATTTTGTATTCACTCTTGGTATCAGTGCTCTCCTTTTCGTTCCAATACTTAAGACTTGGACTGGACTTCCACCATACATGGGGATGCTATTTGGACTATCGATCATGTGGACCGCAACCGAGGTCATCTCGAGAAGAAAAGATGAAGAGGATCGTAGACGTCTTAATGCTGGATATATTATAAAGAAACTAGATACTCCTACCATACTCTACTTTACGGGGATACTACTAGCCGTTTCTGCACTATCTTCTGCTGGACAGCTAGATCTTATTGCGGAATATTTAGATGATCATATTGGTAATATCTATGGTATTAACCTTGCTATTGGAGCACTATCTTCTGTGGTAGACAACTCCTCTTTGGTTGCTGCTACAATGGGAATGTACGAGACTGCACAAGCAGGTGCCACTGGATACCTAAGTAATTTTGTACAAAATGGTGATTTCTGGACATTCCTAACCTATTGTGCAGGTACTGGTGGTTCTCTAATGATCATTGGTTCCGCTGCAGGTGTAGCTGCAATGGGTATCGAAAAAATTCCTTTTGGATGGTATTTTAAACGAATATCATGGATGGCATTAGCAGGATTCCTTGCTGGAGCACTTACATTCTATTTACTCAATTAAACGAAACCCCTTTCTATGGAGATATTCTTCTCCATAGATCACCTTTTTATATATGAATACATTTGTAGCACTTGACTTTGAAACAGCAACTAGCAAACGTGACAGTGCTTGCTCATTGGCTATTGTAACAGTAGTAGATGGAGAGATCAAAGAGACATATCATACATTCATTCGCCCCCCCCAAAATAGGTATGACTCACGTAATATTCATGTCCACGGGATCACTCCCGAGATGACTGAATTTGCAAACGACTTTAGAACCGCATACCATCAGATACGCAAACGTCTTGTAGGTCAGGTCGTGGTAGCTCACAACGAAAGCTTTGATCGAAGTGTTCTAAGAAATACCATGGAGTACTACAACCTCCCTTCCGAAGAGCTACAACTTGACAAACAGTGGTTCTGCACCTATAAACTGTGGAAAAAAGAGGGACTGACCCCAACTACTTTAAGAGATTGTTGCGATCACTTTGAAATCCCTCTAAACCACCACGATGCGATCTCTGATGCCGAGGCGGCTGCAAAGCTGTTTATGATCTACCAATACTACCTCAAAGAGATTAAAGAATAATAAACCGTAACCCTATCAAAAAACAGAACATATGAATATTTGTGTATTTTGCGCCTCAGCAAACCACCTTGATGAGAAATACAAAAATGATGCAATAAAGCTCGGTCAAATAATTGGTCAAAATGGACACACCCTTGTTTATGGGGGGGCAAATGTTGGATTGATGCATATGGTAGCACAAAATGTCAAATTCCAAGGAGCAGAACGAATAGGAGTTGTAGCACAAGTCATTAAAGACAATAACGTAGCAGCAACCGATGACACCAAGCAGATCATTACCCCAACCATGCACGAACGAAAAGCAAAGATGAGAGAGTTGTCCGATGCTTTTATTGCACTACCTGGAGGATTTGGTACCCTTGAAGAGCTTCTAGAAGTATTGACTCTTAAACAGCTAGGGGTAATAAAACAACCTATCGT
The Prolixibacteraceae bacterium DNA segment above includes these coding regions:
- a CDS encoding TIGR00730 family Rossman fold protein, whose amino-acid sequence is MNICVFCASANHLDEKYKNDAIKLGQIIGQNGHTLVYGGANVGLMHMVAQNVKFQGAERIGVVAQVIKDNNVAATDDTKQIITPTMHERKAKMRELSDAFIALPGGFGTLEELLEVLTLKQLGVIKQPIVILNTDHYYDSLLSQFQKAVNEGISKEVYLNLFYETDSIDKAIDFLENDKKTNRKIETKWN
- a CDS encoding 3'-5' exonuclease, with the translated sequence MNTFVALDFETATSKRDSACSLAIVTVVDGEIKETYHTFIRPPQNRYDSRNIHVHGITPEMTEFANDFRTAYHQIRKRLVGQVVVAHNESFDRSVLRNTMEYYNLPSEELQLDKQWFCTYKLWKKEGLTPTTLRDCCDHFEIPLNHHDAISDAEAAAKLFMIYQYYLKEIKE
- the nhaD gene encoding sodium:proton antiporter NhaD, with protein sequence MFSFMLIVFIIGYLAIIFESNIKISKTASALFMGVAVWIVYSLNGFDILSLGHSHSWHEFLSVHPDSNSIKGASNFILENELFSHLSEVASIIFFLLGAMTIVEIIDRYQGFKVITSKIHQRSRVKLLWIIGTLAFIMSSVLDNLTTTIVIISLLNKLISEKEERWLIAGIVVIAANAGGAWSPIGDVTTIMLWIGEQVTTVSLIKAVLIPSIVNILVPLTIASFFIKGKAIPPTLDQNETKVFTTKFERNFVFTLGISALLFVPILKTWTGLPPYMGMLFGLSIMWTATEVISRRKDEEDRRRLNAGYIIKKLDTPTILYFTGILLAVSALSSAGQLDLIAEYLDDHIGNIYGINLAIGALSSVVDNSSLVAATMGMYETAQAGATGYLSNFVQNGDFWTFLTYCAGTGGSLMIIGSAAGVAAMGIEKIPFGWYFKRISWMALAGFLAGALTFYLLN